In Fibrobacter sp. UWT2, one DNA window encodes the following:
- a CDS encoding diguanylate cyclase domain-containing protein, with protein sequence MQILENENISNIDDAKVVQPIAKRKLVLVQINNPALKKFRAMLSEEYPIIDVDSENEALQLVDKQHDNISAILFNVELCKQSGFWLQKKLNEDKRFVGIPNIAVSAVENSDDYIPCIEAGANEYFEPPFRKELIMLRINNTIRGKDSATFSEVEKILKELPSNIYLKDAEGKYVFATHYWHHLHTEGDPNWTIRGKTDIEIREDKENAKKAMESDKELLRTGKGTNYVIKEQGKDGVEYLELIKRPVFDENGNVNGIIALINNVTEIQSLKLELEKRSKTDSLTGLLNKQETESEITDTIKKHCDERGALMMIDVDEFKEVNDKFGHAAGDRVLKEIGDILHKSFKGMYIAGRIGGDEFMVYLRDIKPETAVKLAAMISDKARHLFAGEPLERHVSLSIGLSVFPGHGKNFEDLYRAADMALYFVKEHGRDFYKMYSPELKSLHG encoded by the coding sequence ATGCAGATACTTGAAAATGAAAATATTTCCAATATCGATGACGCGAAGGTCGTTCAACCTATCGCGAAACGTAAGCTCGTTCTTGTACAAATTAATAACCCAGCCCTGAAAAAATTCCGCGCCATGCTTTCGGAAGAATATCCCATTATTGACGTGGATTCCGAAAATGAGGCATTGCAACTGGTAGACAAGCAGCACGACAATATTTCGGCTATTCTGTTCAACGTGGAACTGTGCAAGCAAAGCGGATTCTGGCTGCAGAAAAAACTGAACGAAGACAAGCGATTCGTGGGCATTCCGAACATCGCCGTTTCTGCAGTTGAAAATTCCGATGACTACATCCCCTGTATTGAAGCTGGTGCAAACGAATACTTCGAGCCACCGTTCCGTAAAGAACTGATCATGCTTCGAATCAACAATACAATCAGGGGCAAGGACTCGGCCACATTCTCCGAAGTCGAAAAAATCCTGAAGGAACTGCCGTCGAACATTTACCTGAAAGATGCCGAAGGCAAGTACGTTTTCGCAACCCACTACTGGCACCATTTGCATACCGAAGGCGACCCGAACTGGACTATTCGCGGAAAGACGGATATCGAAATTCGCGAAGACAAGGAAAACGCCAAAAAGGCAATGGAATCTGACAAGGAACTTTTGCGCACGGGCAAAGGCACCAACTACGTCATCAAGGAACAAGGTAAAGACGGAGTCGAATACCTGGAGCTGATCAAGCGCCCCGTCTTTGACGAAAACGGAAATGTCAACGGAATTATCGCGCTTATCAATAACGTGACAGAAATCCAGTCGCTCAAGCTGGAACTCGAAAAACGTTCCAAGACGGACTCGCTCACGGGACTTTTGAACAAGCAGGAAACCGAAAGCGAAATTACGGACACCATCAAAAAGCACTGCGATGAACGCGGTGCCCTGATGATGATCGACGTGGACGAATTCAAGGAAGTGAACGACAAGTTCGGACACGCCGCCGGTGACCGCGTGCTAAAAGAAATCGGTGACATCCTGCACAAATCATTCAAAGGAATGTATATTGCAGGACGTATCGGTGGCGATGAATTTATGGTATACTTGCGAGATATCAAGCCCGAAACGGCTGTTAAGCTTGCCGCAATGATTTCGGATAAAGCAAGACACCTTTTTGCAGGCGAACCTTTAGAAAGGCACGTCTCGCTTTCAATAGGATTATCCGTATTTCCCGGACACGGTAAGAACTTCGAAGACCTGTACCGTGCGGCCGACATGGCGCTTTACTTTGTAAAGGAACACGGCAGGGATTTTTACAAGATGTACTCTCCGGAACTGAAGAGCTTGCACGGCTAG